One Euphorbia lathyris chromosome 1, ddEupLath1.1, whole genome shotgun sequence DNA segment encodes these proteins:
- the LOC136206935 gene encoding ultraviolet-B receptor UVR8, producing the protein MATHTSIIAWGSGEDGQLGIGTNEEKEWACVVKALKPYKVRSVVGGSRNSLAICDDGKLFTWGWNQRGTLGHPPETKTENVPSQVKALNNANIVQAAIGGWHCLAVDDQGRAYAWGGNEYGQCGEEPERKDDTGKPLRRDIVIPQRCAPKLTVSQVAAGGTHSVVLTHEGQVWTWGQPWPPGDIKQISVPVRVQGLEKVRLIAVGAFHNLALQEDGTLWAWGNNEYGQLGTGDTQPRSQPIPVQGLSGLTLVDIAAGGWHSTALTDDGEVYGWGRGEHGRLGFGDNDKSSKMVPQRVNLLAGEDIVQISCGGTHSVAMTRGGRIFSFGRGDHGRLGNGRKVTTGQPMEVPIEIPTPNDVSESEAEAEGCSWIAKLVACGGRHTLAIVEWQTDTK; encoded by the exons ATGGCTACTCACACCTCTATAATCGCCTG GGGCTCTGGCGAAGATGGGCAGTTAGGAATTGGTACTAACGAGGAGAAAGAATGGGCTTGCGTTGTTAAAGCTCTCAAGCCTTACAAAGTCCGTTCTGTTGTCGGTGGCAGTCGCAACTCTCTTGCTATTTGTGATGACGGCAAG TTGTTTACATGGGGGTGGAACCAGAGAGGGACACTGGGGCATCCACCCGAGACTAAGACTGAGAATGTTCCTAGCCAAGTTAAGGCGCTTAACAATGCTAACATTGTTCAG GCTGCTATTGGTGGATGGCATTGCTTAGCTGTTGATGATCAAGGCCGCGCATACGCTTGGG GTGGAAATGAGTATGGGCAGTGTGGTGAAGAACCTGAGCGGAAGGATGACACCGGCAAGCCATTGAGACGAGATATAGTCATTCCCCAGCGCTGTGCACCAAAGCTCACTGTTAGTCAG GTTGCTGCTGGGGGTACTCATTCCGTGGTGCTTACACATGAAGGACAAGTATGGACATGGGGCCAACCGTGGCCTCCTGGAGACAT AAAACAGATATCTGTTCCAGTGCGGGTGCAAGGCCTGGAAAAGGTTAGACTCATTGCAGTGGGTGCATTTCATAATTTGGCTCTTCAAGAGGATGGAACTTTGTGGGCGTGGGGTAATAATGAATACGGACAGCTTGGAACAGGGGATACCCAGCCCAGATCACAACCTATTCCTGTCCAAGGACTTTCTGGTCTCACTTTG GTTGATATTGCTGCTGGTGGATGGCATTCTACTGCATTAACTGACGATGGAGAG GTGTACGGGTGGGGTAGAGGGGAACATGGAAGACTTGGATTTGGAGATAATGACAAGAGCAGTAAAATGGTACCTCAAAGGGTTAATCTCTTGGCAGGGGAGGACATTGTTCAG ATATCTTGCGGTGGGACGCATTCAGTTGCAATGACGCGAGGCGGACGGATATTTTCT TTTGGCAGAGGTGACCACGGAAGACTTGGAAATGGGAGGAAAGTGACAACAGGACAACCAATGGAAGTGCCAATTGAGATCCCTACTCCTAATGATGTTAGTGAAAGTGAAGCTGAAGCCGAGGGATGTTCTTGGATTGCTAAACTTGTTGCTTGCGGCGGCCGACATACTCTAGCAATTGTAGAATGGCAAACTGATACTAAATAG
- the LOC136206945 gene encoding membrane protein PM19L-like, producing the protein MAGGGEGRVQRDLIGPLLAVNFVFNLIVLGLAAWSLDKYINGEQNHPHLGGNPSTSFMLVFALTAGVIGASSVIVGVLHYRTWTDHTLASATSTAILSFAITALAFGLVCKQIILGGRRGKRLKTLEALITISLLSQFLYVVLLHAGILNHRYGPGFRGQDRSQDRSVAMSDQPQKTSTPQVI; encoded by the exons ATGGcaggaggaggagaaggaagGGTTCAGAGAGACTTAATAGGACCTCTTTTAGCTGTAAACTTTGTTTTTAATCTTATAGTACTTGGCCTAGCTGCTTGGTCTCTTGACAAATACATCAATGGCGAACAAAATCACCCTC ATTTGGGAGGGAATCCGTCAACAAGCTTCATGCTGGTTTTTGCTCTGACAGCTGGTGTAATAGGTGCAAGCTCAGTAATAGTAGGGGTTTTGCACTATCGCACCTGGACAGATCATACTTTGGCCTCTGCTACTTCTACTGCTATTCTTTCCTTCGCCATTACTGCTCTTGCTTTTGG GCTTGTGTGCAAGCAAATCATATTAGGAGGGCGTAGAGGAAAACGCTTG AAAACACTGGAAGCACTGATCACAATTTCACTTCTAAGTCAGTTTCTGTATGTGGTACTCCTCCACGCAGGGATTCTCAATCACCGTTATGGACCAGGTTTTCGCGGCCAAGACAGGAGCCAAGATCGCAGCGTTGCTATGAGCGATCAGCCCCAAAAAACTAGTACTCCTCAAGTCATCTGA
- the LOC136206955 gene encoding RHOMBOID-like protein 9, chloroplastic, protein MAVVPVCYKLPYKDHVFPLNSVRHQTTADGIYAPKRSAILNQGTFHFQNLILTQTSSLHRLWSIKGENLGMEVQTSKQLRLLDSYFGQLHGNGNKPSSESSDEAAASVIPDKSKEISTMEELKSLNSYLGKLNKGTKSENYELYNLEDQSEEQNSVSMYDDSTVKSFIKMGKENVNGSSSSSQTLDQNEETSDLYLIGVLVSINIAVFLFEIASPVRNSELGLFSVPLLYGAKINDLILVGEWWRLVTPMFLHSGVFHVGLGCWSLMTFGTQVCRSYGSFTFFLIYILGGLSGNLTSFLHTPQPTVGGTGPIFAIIGAWLVYQMQNKDVIGKEVVDSMYQKAIIITGLSFILSHFGPIDDWTHLGAVITGIVYGLLTCSSLQLDNASSSSSSSRAQEEGIALVRQYSNPCRSLAVFAVCVLFLSSLLVFMEPPLNTPQPDELDFLALLS, encoded by the exons ATGGCTGTAGTTCCAGTATGCTATAAATTGCCCTACAAAGATCATGTCTTTCCTCTCAATTCTGTAAGACACCAGACGACAGCAGATGGAATTTATGCCCCTAAAAGATCTGCAATTTTGAATCAAGGAACTTTCCATTTCCAGAATCTGATTCTGACCCAAACATCTTCTCTGCATAGACTCTGGAGCATAAAAGGGGAAAATTTAGGCATGGAAGTACAGACAAGTAAGCAATTGAGGTTGCTAGATTCTTATTTTGGACAACTCCATGGCAATGGAAATAAGCCCTCTTCAGAATCTTCTGATGAGGCGGCTGCCTCGGTGATTCCTGATAAGAGTAAAGAAATTAGTACAATGGAGGAATTGAAATCTCTCAATTCTTATCTTGGAAAACTCAATAAAG GTACAAAATCAGAAAATTACGAGTTGTATAATTTAGAAGACCAAAGTGAAGAACAGAATTCAGTTTCAATGTATGATGATTCTACAGTGAAAAGTTTCATCAAGATGGGAAAAGAGAATGTAAATGGTAGTTCAAGTAGTTCACAGACCTTGGATCAAAACGAAGAAACTTCTGATCTCTACTTAAT AGGTGTTTTGGTGTCTATAAACATTGCTGTATTCCTGTTTGAAATAGCCAGTCCAGTAAGAAATTCCGAGTTGGGGCTGTTTTCGGTGCCATTACTATACGGAGCAAAGATAAACGATTTGATCCTTGTTGGAGAATGGTGGAGGCTAGTGACACCCATGTTTCTG CACTCAGGAGTATTTCATGTTGGTCTAGGATGTTGGTCACTTATGACATTTGGGACTCAAGTTTGCCGAAGTTATGGTTCATTCACATTTTTCTTGATTTACATACTTGGAGGACTTTCTGGCAACTTGACCAGCTTCCTTCATACACCTCAACCAACCGTTGGTGGCACA GGACCGATATTCGCGATAATCGGAGCTTGGTTAGTCTACCAAATGCAAAACAAAGATGTAATAGGTAAGGAAGTTGTAGACAGCATGTACCAGAAGGCAATCATCATAACTGGTCTGAGTTTCATTTTAAGCCACTTTGGTCCAATTGATGACTG GACACATTTAGGAGCAGTTATAACAGGAATTGTGTATGGATTGTTGACATGTTCATCACTGCAATTGGATAatgcatcatcatcatcttcaagTAGTAGAGCTCAAGAAGAAGGGATTGCATTAGTTAGGCAATACTCAAATCCTTGCAGATCGCTTGCTGTATTTGCAGTATGcgttctgtttttgagctctttacTTGTGTTTATGGAACCTCCTCTCAACACTCCACAGCCTGATGAACTAGATTTCCTTGCACTACTTTCTTAG